The genomic interval CTCACATTCCGAAAAGTCCTTGTTGCAGATGAGCAGACAGCATTCTCTGTTTAATGTGTCCTTGATGATGTACTGATAACCACCGTCTGGCAACAGGTGAACAATCGTGTCACCATTACCTGTGTCGAATTTACGAATCAACGTCTTTTCTTTACGTGGTTTCAGAGTGTCGCTGACAGTAAGAGTGAAAAGAGACTTTTCTGTAGCAGACGATTGAGATAATTCATTGGAAGGAGAATTCTCAGCACGGAAGTTTGTAAATGAAGGCAAAAGGCTCATGTCATTATCTGAGCCTTTAAAAAGAATTTTAACTAGGTGGTCGCCAATGCGGAACTGTTTGCCTTCCATTATTTCGATTTCTTGCTTTTCTTCTTTTTCTCTTTTGGAGTTGCTGCTTCATCATTATTCTCAACTTCAAGCTCTCTCATATCAACAGTCTCGAAGTGGAATTCTCCGTCGTTGATATAGCGCACGTCGAAGTGTCCTTTGTTGCGCTTGTCCTCTGTGTAGAGTTTGCGAAGCTTTATCAGTTGTTTCTCAGCCTTTTCCTTAGTCTTTGCATACATTACTATACATGTGCGCTGTGGCAAGTCCTTTTCTTTTGCAAGATAGTTGCGCAACTGTCGTGAGTAAAGAGTCCTTCCAAGGAGAAAGTTGCCTTTCTTCACGACCCATGCAGAGTCAACTTCCATAACATTGGTGAAATGAACAATGGTGTCGTTGAATGATGCTGCAAAGCCAAACATGTAAATCTTTGGTAATACAATGCGCTTGGCTGAAGCTGTTCCCATTGATAAAGCGATAAACAGAGCTATCGCAAGTGTTCTATATAATAAATGTCTCATAAACTAATTACTGTTCTGCCTTTTTCAGGCTTCTGACTATTGTCCTAAATAGCTTTTCAGAATATCGTTCTTGGTATTCTCTCTAAGTCTTCTTATTGCTTTTTCCTTAATCTGTCTTACTCTTTCTCGTGTGAGTGAGTATTTTACGCCTATCTCCTCAAGAGTCAACTCTGGCTGGTCAATGCCGAAGAACGCCTTAATGATGTTTCTCTCTCTCTCGTTGAGAACCTTCAGCGCATCTTTTATCTCTGAACGAAGTGACTCTTTTACCAGCAGGTTGTCTGCCATAGGTGAGTCGCTGTTTATCATCACATCGAGTAATGAGCCCTCGTCGCTGTCGGAGAAAGGAGCGTCCATCGATACATGATGAGTATTATTTGCCAATATAGCTTCGTCAATCTTGTCTTGTGGCAGGTCAATCTGCTCTGATAGTTCCTCGACAGACGGACGTCGTTCGTTCTCCTGTTCGAACTTTGTCAATATGCGATTTATCTTTCCTGCTGCACCCACTTGGTTAAGTGGCAGTCGGACTAACCTGCTCTGTTCTGCCAATGCCTGAAGAATGCTCTGGCGAATCCACCACACAGCATATGAGATGAACTTGAAGCCTCTTGTCTCATCGAACTTCTCTGCTGCTTTGAGCAGGCCTAAGTTGCCTTCATTTATGAGGTCGGGCAGGCTGAGGCCTTGGTTCTGATACTGCTTTGCCACTGACACCACGAAGCGGAGATTTGCTTTTGTCAAGCGCTCAAGGGCTTTTCTGTCGCCTTTCTTTATGCGCTGGGCAAGTTCCACTTCTTCTTCCACGCTAATCATTTCTTCTTTGCTTATTTCCTGCAAATACTTCTCAAGGGATTCACTGTCCCTTTTCGTGATAGATCTCGTGATTTTAAGTTGTCTCATGGTCAGTATAGTTGAAGTCTTTGTGCAAAGTTAAGCCATTTATTTGAAACAGCCAAAAGAATGAGTGTGAAAATGTGCTGTTATCCAATAAAACGACCCAATAACCATTGTCGTTATGGCTATTGGGTCGCCTTAATTACTTTTTATTCACTATTTCTTAACCAGCAGTTATTCATTCTGCAACTGCACTACGAAGTAACCACGCTTGCCTGTTGGGAAGACACCCTTTACGATGAGCACCTGATCAGATGTTGACGATGCTTCCTTCACTGCTTCTTCAAGATCCTCTACTGTGCGCATTGCCGAATCGTTGACACGCAGAATGATGAATCCCTTAGGAATACCAGCTTCCTTCATCTTGCCACCTTTAATCTTGATAACCTCAAGACCGTAGTTTATGTCGAGTGAAGCCTTCGTAGCCTGGGTAACAGGACGGAAGTCTGCTCCAAGTACGTCAACATCGGCAGTCTTAACGACCTTGGTGTTGCCCTGCTCATTCTTCAGAGTGAGGGTAGCAGTCTTCTTTTTCTTGTCGCGCAGGTAGGTGATAGAAATCTTGTCGCCAGGACGCTTCTGTGCGATGATGCCTGTCAGCTCACCGAACTTCGTAACTTTCTGTCCATCGATATTTGTGATGACATCTCCCTTCTTAAGTCCTGCATCTTCAGCAGCGCCGTCTTCTACAACCTCGGCAATATAGATTCCTTCCATGGTGCCAAGATCAATCTCGTTGCCTTTCTCCTTCTCTGAGTCAACATACATGTTTACATCAGTACCACGGATGCCTATCATTGCACGCTGTACTGTGCCATATTTCTTCAGGTCTTCCACAACCTTATTCATGATGTTTGTTGGAATGGCAAAGCCGTAACCAATGTTTGAACCTGTCTGTGAATAAATCATGGCGTTGATGCCAATCAGGTCACCATTGGTGTTGACAAGAGCGCCACCAGAGTTTCCTTGGTTGATGGCTGCATCAGTCTGAATCATTGATGATACTCCTTCACCCATGGTGCGCGCCTTTGCAGATACTATACCAGCCGTAACGGTGTTGTTCAGGCCGAGTGGGTTTCCTACTGCGAGCACCCATTCGCCCACCTTTACGTTATCGCTGTTCGTGACCTTGATTGCAGGAAGATTCTTGCCGTCAATCTTTATGAGTGCCAGGTCGGTAGTCTTGTCGGCACCAATAATGCGTGCTGAATACTCTTTGTTGTCATTGAGCGTAACTGTCAGTTCGTCAGCTCCGTCAACAACATGATTATTGGTCACTATGTAACCATCTGAAGATATGATTACGCCTGAGCCAGCAGCCACGCGTTTAGGTGTCTGCACCTGTCGCTTCTGCTTGCCATTATTGTCTCCGCGGCCGAAGAAGCCTCCGAACGGATCATTGAAAAAGTCGGCAAACGGATCGCTATATTCCACAGTCTGCATTTTTGAATTCTGTGTATTCTTAATATATACAACTGTAGGTAAAGCCTTGTCTGCAGCGTATGTGAGGTCAACAGGCTGTCCTGCAGGAGCTGCTGACAACTCTGTTACTGAAGGCGAGTTCTTCGTTGCTGCACATGTCTGATTGAATGCTGCTACCGAGAAAACAATTGCTACCACGCTTAATGCTGGTGCGAAGTAATTTACAATCTTTTTCATATTCACTAAGTGTTTGTTAATATTCATTTTTTCGTCATAAACTGACATTGCAAATATATAGTCAAAAATATGAAATATGACAAAATGTCGGTCGTTTTTCTTGCATTTTAACACTTCGCTGAATCCCTTTAAGGTCTCTTTGCTTGATGTTTTTAGAAATTTACATTCGTTTAATGACTTAAATTAAATAAAAATTAGTACTTTTGCAGGCTGAAAGCACTGCCACGGTTTGCCGCTGGTCCTTCTGAAAGGAGGGACGGGAGGAAAGTCCGGGCAGCATAAGGCGCTCCACTTCTGAAAGTAGAAGCAGTTGGTGACAGCTGGATATGGAAGAAGAGAATGACCGCCCCAACAGCCTTCTTAGGCTCCGCGAGGAGAACCGAGCGGGTGGGGTAAGGGTGAGAAGGTGGTGTAAGAGACTACCAGCCACTGGGTGATCAGTGGGCTGTTCCATCTGGAGGCTGCAAGTTCATGTAAACCGTCGCTTTCGCATCTGCGGATGAAGGGTAGCCTGCCCAAACGAAAGTGCGATGGAGGGTAGAACGCTAGAGACGCATGGTGACGTGCGTAGTAGATAAATGGCAGACGCTGGCATTTGTCAGTACAGAACCCGGCTTATAGGGGCAGTGCTTTCTTTTTTATTTTGCCAAATCTTCCAGCTTTATTTCTTGTAGTGACTTCAGATAGTTTCCTCGCAGGTTGAGTGCTTTCTCCCATTTCTTGTCAACTAATTTACCAATTGGTAAGTCAATCTTCCATTTGCCTTGAGCCTCAAGTCTGTCTATAAGTACTCCAAGGTTTAGGTTTACAATACTCTCTGCAGGGAGGAACTGTGATGCTTCTCCTTTCTCATCTGACGAAATCTCTATAAGTAGACGTGCTTCCATCAGCTTGTAGAGCAGGTCGTTGACTATTCTCACAGGTATGCCTGTCTCTTGTTGAAGACTTTCAATCGTATGAGGCTGCTTGCCGTCGGCAAAGCGTCGGCAAATTCGTGACATTAGTATGGCTGACAGCATGAGCTGATAGCGATGGCTTATGTCATCTGTCTTTGTGTCATAGTCGTAGTAGTCAAGATTCTGACTGATGTATGTCAGCTCTGCTCCGAAGAGGCATATTGTCCACGATATCTGTGCCCACAGCATCAGCAACGGAAGTGCTGCAAACGATCCATAGATGGCGTTGTAGCTTGTCATCCAAATCTGCGAGTTGATATAGAAATACTGCAGCCATTGCATTGCGATACCTGAGAGTATGCCTGGTATAATAGCGTTCTTAAACTTCACGTGGGTGTTGGGCATGAAGACATAAAGGGCCATGAACAGCGCCGACATCAGTACATATGGAGCAAGTTTCACGGTTATCTTCATCATTGGTCCGAGCAAAAGGAAATCGGGCATTGAGTCAGCTATAGTGACCATGAAGATGCTAAGACCTGACGACAGCACTATAAGCATGGGGAATAGGAAGAACATTGCCAGATAGTCGGTAAATGTCCTGAAGATGCTTCTTGGTTTCTTTACCTGCCATATCTCGTTGAATGTTGCTTCTATATTGCTCACAAGCATCAGCACGGTGTAGAGCATGAACACCAGACCAATGCCGAGGAAGATGCCGCTCTTTGTATGCACAAGATAGCTGTTGACAAAGCCAATGATTATCTCTGCCGTCTGTGGCTGGCTTGAAAGGGCATCGCGGAACCACATCTCTATATATATGCTATATCCGAATCCTCTGGCTATGGCAAACACCACTGCCAGTATAGGAACTATGGCGAGAAGGGTGGAGTATGTCAGCGCTGATGCCTGTGACATCACACGTTTGGTTGTGAAGAAGCGTATGGCGAGAGATACTATCTGGAGTATCTGATAAAATATTCGTGATAGTGGCGACTGGCGGTCTGCGTCGATTTTCCACAGGTCAACTTGAAAGAATTCAATGATTCGTTTGATTGTCATATATCAGTTTTAGGTCTTGATAGCAGCAAGTCTGTTTCGCAGCTATTGTTGTTTAGTTGAAGAAGTTCCACGAAACACCCATCTTGAATACCTGACGGTTCAGCGGATAGTGTGGCGTAAGGAATGATTTCCTGTTGAATGATGAAGATGTGATGTTTGTCATCATCACAAAGAAGCGTGCATGCTTCAGGTGAAGGTTAGCATATACATCTATGATAGGGAAGTCGCCAAGCGTAACCTTGTTTGCGGCATTGCTGTGAATGGCATATTGTCCCAGCTGTGGCACATAGTCGGGTGCCTCATAGCTTGTGAAATATGTTGCCGTACCTCCAAGCTCAACGCTAAGCACCTTTGCATAGACAAACTTCAAATAGAGGTTTGAGAACAGGTTTAGCGTGGGAAGCGGCAACAGGTTTGAATTAGTCGTAGATTGATATGTGATGACGTTGTCCCAGTGGATAGGACCTAGGCTGAGCTTTTGGTCTATCTGTGCTGTTATGATGTTCAGTATCTCTGAGTCCTGTTTTACGCATGCTGATATTGACTTCACACCTGTTGAAGGAGTGTAGGTGTAGTCCATGCTGAAGTAAGTATAGTTCTGAATCTCCTCAATAGCCACGCGGAGTGTGGTGTTTGTCTTGTCAAATGCGAACACACCCTCAGCTTTCAGCCTGTGAGTCATGTCAAGTGAGTTGTCCCACCAGAAATGCTTGGAGTGGAATCTACGTTCAAAGAAGATCGGGTTCAAGCGATGTAGATAACCGTTTGCTGCCAGTCTTACAGTATCGCCGAATAATGGGAAGTTCAGGTCTGTAGAGAAGTCAACCTTCAGCTGTCCTGCATCTTCGCCCACTACCCATGTCTCTGCTTGAAGGTTGTAGTGGAGCGTCTTGCCCAGTGTCTTTGCCAAGCTGCCACCCACGCTGACGTTATGCTCTGTCCATCGCTCCATATATCCTATCTTGGCGGTTGTGTCGAACTGAGGCATGTCAAACTGTCTCAGTTCATGAGTGGCAAAGATGTTGATGCCTGCCTTTGCCCATTTGTTGAAACCCTCAAGCAGTCCAATGCCGAGCGTATTCTTCAGCATCATGTATTTCGTTACATCATAAATGGAGTCGCCTGTGTAGCTGTTGCCTGCGAAATTATTATAATAGGTGTTGGCATAGTAGCCTTTGGGCGACCTGTAAGCCTGATAGATATGTTCGTAGTTATCGTAGTCGAAGGTGTGTATGAAACTTGTCACTGGCACAAATTCCTTCTTCATGTACATCATAGCTGAGTCCTTCGCCGCATCTATAGCCAGCAGACTGTCCTCTATGGCTTTGTTGGCCACGTTTATGCGAGTTGTGTCAATGGTGTCGGCAATGCTGTCGATGGCTGCTATACTATCATTGACAGATGGTTTTGCTTGTCCAGGCTCGTCACCAGCTATGACAGCATCTTTGGGGCGTCCACCAGCAGGATTGTCGCCCACCTTTGCGTTCTTGTCGCGTCCTTTGGGCTTTTCTTCGCTCTTCTTTTTCTTGTCGTTCTCTTTCTTTGACTTCTCTGCAAACTTCCTTGCCTCAATCTCTTCGTCTGTCATCTTTACATCACGGTAGAAGCCTACATTGTAACGGTGTGACAGGAAGATGTGACGCGAGTCGTTTCTGTTCCAGTTGGAACTGAGGTTTACAGGAATCTCGTTGTCGTTGAACGACTCGCTGAACAGTTCAGGGTGGGTTATGTAGTCATCGTTGGTAATACCACCATTCTCCGTCGTCTTGCGATGATGCTGAGAATAGACCACATGCAGTTGGTATTTGTCGCCAATATATGAGCCGAAAAGCGTTGCGTTGAAGTGAGATACGCCCTGGTTCTGAAAATATCCGCGTGCATAGTCGTAGTCAATGTCGAAGCCTATGCCGATTCTCTTGCCTGCGTTTACTGCGAACTTTGCGTCTATATGGTCTTCGCCGTTCTGCTTGTCACCACAGTTGTCATAAGTGAGGTTGGTTATTGGTGAAAGGGTATTGGTGAAGTGAATCTCGTCAGGTGTCTTCATCACTTGACTGTATGGGTGCATGAACATGAATTGCATCATGTCTTTGCGTTCCAGAAAGATTCTTGACTGTCTTGGGGTGTAATTGGAACCGGTAGTGTTATATGTTCCGTATGTTCCGGTGGCAAGCGTGGTGTTTGGGAAAAGATGAGGAATCGTGTCAACTGTAGTAGGCGTGATGCTTCCGAGCTTACGGTCTATCTTCCACACGTGGAGTCCTTTGGGAACGGTTTTGCTCTTTCTGGTACTATCAGTTCTGTTCGGGTTGAAACTATTGTTTTCGCTACGCGGATTACCCATCTCATCGTACTGCTGGATGTTTCCATTGGCATCGGTTCCAGTTAATGACTGGGCTGTTAAGCCTTGCCATACACATAGCAATGAAAACGCAAATAATAGTTTCTTCATCTTCTCTGTTATCCTTTTCCTAAATATTCATCAAGCGCAGCGTCACCTCTGCAAACTTGAATACCACGGCTCCAATGAGTGTGTATGTCGCTATGTCACGCGACCATGTGTACCATATAAGTATTCCTGCCAGCGTGAGCAGAATAAATATGACGTTAAGCCATTGACGAATAGGGTAGGTGCGTCCTTTCTCTTCTTCTCCTATCAGCATGACGATGTGATTACTTGTTTAGAACTTTTGTCAGCCTGTTGAAGAGATAGTCTTTGCGATCAATGGTCTTGATGCGGAACTTGCCGCTTACGCGTGATGTCTTTGTCATCTTCTTGTTCAGACCATATTTGTCGTTAATCCATTCTTCAGCCTTGTAAGGTGTCGGCTCGCGCTCTTCATCATAGAGATAATGAATGCGTGTCATCTTTATTGTTGCCTCGCCGTCCTTTATTTCAGCAATGAGATGGTAGAACAGACGAGTGCGGTCAAGTACAAGAGGCTTGTTCTTGAACACGAGCCATTCCTGATAGCTGCCCACAATCTGTGAGTAGTCGTTGTTCTCTAATTGGACTATGGTGCTCTGCTCGAACTGGTTGTCTTCTTTTGTCAAGCGAGTCATGTCCTCGAGAAGCAGGTCGTATATCTGTTTCTTTGTCTTGCCTGGTGCCTCGATGGTTGTTTCAAACACCACCTTGCCGTCCACTTCGGGCACTGCGCCTGCAAGGTATTTTGGATTAACGTTTGCCTTGACGGCAGTAGTGTTTTGCTCCCATGAGTTGTCTTGTGCGACAGCTGCCATTGGCAGACACATCGCCATTGCTATGATAAGTCTTTTCATTGCTTTCTATTTGTTTTTTGTTGAATGTTGGTGCAAAGATAATACTTTTTTCAATAAAACATAGCTCATTTTCTGAAAAATAACTTACCTTTGCATAAAACTATGAAAACTTTGCATAAATTCGTAAATACAAACGACTATGTCAGCGACACTATTCGACGAAAGTGAACGTATATTACAACTGCGAAAAGAGCTCCATGAGCACAATTATCGTTACTATGTGCTCAATCAGCCCACGATAGGCGACCAGGAGTTCGATTTTCTCATGCATGAGCTTCAGGACCTTGAAGCTCGTCATCCGGATATGTTTGATGCCAATTCGCCTACTCAGCGAGTGGGTAGCGACCTTAATCCAGAGTTCCGTCAGGTAGAGCATCGTTACCCCATGCTTTCCTTGTCGAATACATACAGCGAGCAAGATGTTCGCGAGTGGTATGAGTCTGTAAACAAGGGACTTGCAGGAGAAGACTTTGAGGTTTGCTGCGAGATGAAATATGATGGTTTGTCCATCTCTTTAACCTATGTTGATGGCCGGCTTACTCAGGCTGTTACTCGTGGCGACGGTGTTCATGGCGACGATGTTACAGCCAATGTGCGCACCATTCGTGCCATCCCTCTTGTGCTCCCTGGCGAGGGCTATCCTCATGAGTTTGAGATTCGTGGCGAGATACTCATGCCTTGGGCTGTGTTCGAACGTCTGAATAAAGAGCGTGAGGCGGCTGAAGAGCCTTTGTTCGCTAACCCTCGCAATGCTGCCAGTGGCACCCTGAAGAGTCTTGACACTCGTGTTGTGGCCTCTCGTCAGCTTGACGCCTATCTTTACTATCTTCTTGGTAGTGAGCTGCCTGCTGAAGGCCACTATGAGAACCTTGAGGCTGCCAGACGATGGGGCTTCAAAATCAGCGAGGGAATGCGCAAGGTGAAGACTGTTGAAGAGATTCTTGAGTTCATAAATTATTGGGATGTTGAGCGTAAGAATCTTCCTGTTGCAACGGATGGTATTGTATTGAAGGTCAATAGTTTAAGACAACAGCGTTCACTTGGTTATACAGCTAAGAGTCCTCGTTGGGCCATAGCCTATAAGTTCAAGGCAGAGCGTGAGTGCACCCGTCTGCTTGAGGTGACTTATCAGGTGGGGCGTACAGGTGCCGTCACTCCTGTGGCAAACATGGAGCCTGTCCAGCTTGCAGGCACCACGGTGAAGCGTGCCACACTAAATAATGAGGACTTCATCCGCTCTTTTGACCTCCATATAGGCGACTATGTCTATGTGGAAAAAGGCGGTGAAATCATTCCAAAGATAGTTGGTGTGGATATAGACCAGCGTCCCATAATCGCTCAGCAGGTGCAGTTTATCAAGCGCTGTCCTGAGTGTGGTACTCCTCTCGTGCGCTATGACGGCGAGGCAGCCTGGTATTGTCCTAACGATGCTGGGTGTCCGCCTCAGATAAAGGGCCGCATAGAGCATTTCATTGCGCGAAAAGCCATGAACATCGACTCTTTAGGTCCTGAGACCGTAGATGAATACTTCCGCCGAGGGCTTATAAAGAACGTGGCCGACCTTTACGATATAGACGTTCAGCAGATAAACGGTGACGGAAGTCGTACTAAGTCGGCACAGAAGCTCGTCAATGCTATACAGGAATCGAAAAAAGTCCCATTTGAACGAGTTGTCTTTGCTCTTGGCATTCGTTTCGTGGGCGAGACATCGGCACGCCTCCTTGCACGTCATTTCAAGAATATCGATGCGTTGATGAATGCAGGGCTTGTCGAGCTTCAGGAGGTTGAAGGCATTGGCGAGGTGATGGCAAAGAGCATCATCAGCTATTTCCACGATGAGAAAAATCGCGCCATCGTAGAGCGTTTGCGTGGCTATGGCTTGCAGATGGCCCTTTCTGAGAGTCAGACAGCTGCTGCCTCCGATCGTCTGGCAGGCAAGAGCATCGTTATAAGTGGTGTGTTCGCTCATCATTCGCGCGATGAGTATAAGCTGCTCATTGAACAGCATGGCGGAAAAAATGTCGGTTCCATCAGTGGAAAGACATCATTCATCCTTGCTGGCGAGAACATGGGACCTTCTAAACTTGAGAAGGCTCAGAAGCTTGGTGTTGCCATCGTCTCTGAGGATGAATTCCTGAAAATGATTGAAAACTAAATAACGAGAGATATGAAGAATGTATGTATTTTGGCTGGTGCCCGTCCCAACTTTGTAAAGGTGGCACCGCTCATACGTGCCCTGCAGAAGGCTGATGGCGCATGTTTTGAACTTGTCTATGCAGGACCAGCTGATGACCCCACTCTTGAAGACAGCCTCTTCGACGATTTGCAGATGCCTCGTCCTACAACCTTCCTGGGTGTCGATAGCGTCAGTCTTAACGAGATAACGAGCAGTGTGATGGCAGAGTTCGATGCTTATCTTGAGCAGAAGCCTGCCGATGTGGTTATTGTCGTTGACGATCTCGCCTCCACGATGGCTGCTGCCATAGTGACGAAAAAGCGTGGAATAAAGCTTGCCCACCTTGTGGCTGGCACTCGCTCTTTCGACATAAACATGCCCAAGGAGATAAACCGTCTCGTTATCGATGCCCTTTCCGACTATCTGTTTACTGCCGGCGTTAAGAGCAATAGTGTTGCAACTCGCGAGCAGGGAGAGGCCTCTCAGACCTATATGGTGGGTAATATCCTCATGGATACCCTTCGTTTCAACCGCCCTCGTCTGCGCCGTCCTGAGCTGTCAGGCATCGCTCTTGACGAGCCCTACCTTGTTCTCACCCTCAATCGTCGTGCTCTGCTTGCCGATGAGGCCCGTCTCGGTGAGCTGTTGAACGCTCTCGTTGAGTCAGCAGGCGCTACTCCCGTCATCGCTCCGCTTCGTGCAAAGGCAGCCGAGGTCGTTGGCAGACTCTGCAGCAGCGTAAAGATCGTTCCCTCGCTGTCATATCTTGAGTTCGGCTGGCTCACGGCTCATGCCAAGGGCATCATCACCGATAGTGGCAATGTGGCTGAGGAGGCAACCTTCAACGGCGTGCCTTGCATCACTCTCAATAGCTATACCGAGCATCAGGAGACCGTCACCAAGGGCACCAACGTTCTTGTCGATGGAAGCGCCGAAAAGCTCTCAGAGGCTCTTCAGACTATGCTCCACGGAGAATGGAAGACCTCATCTTTGCCCGACCGCTGGGATGGTCGCACAGCTGAGCGCATCGTCCAGATTCTTTTGTCGGAATAGACTTCAGACTACAGTTTTAGACTTTAGACTACAGACTTTAGACTTTAGACTACAGACTTTAGGCTTAGACTACAGACTTTAGGCTTAGACTACAGACTACAGATAATTTTTCTAATGCTCTTACTAACTCATCCCCCCTCCCCTCGGGAGGGAAGGGGTGGGTTTTAGGTTTTAAGGCTGCTCTTCCACTGCCCCTGGACTTGGCGTCTCATTGCCGCCGCTTCCGCTTCCCTCCTGCTCTCCGAAGGTCACCTTCGAGTTGCCGATCTTCGTGGTGAGGTTGGTGTTCTTGCGCATCATGCGTGCGGTGTAGAGGCTGTCGTTGCTCTGGTCGGCGGTGAACTTCACGCCTATGCGGGTGATGTTCTTCGAAATCTCGAAGTCCTCGTAGGTGTCAGAGCCGGTGGAGGTGGCAGCGAGATAGAGCGTGCCTATGCCGTCGAGCTTCACCTTGTAGCCCTCTGTGAGCAGCTCTGCTATGCAGTGCATCAGCTTGCGTGTCACGCCCAGCACCACGTCGTCGGTGTACAGCGTGCCGTGACTCATGATGTGGTTGGCCAGATCATCGGTGTCGAGTGTCTCGCGGTGGAGCACCTTGCCATAGAATTTGCCGTAGCATTTTGGCAGCTTCTCGTTAGTGTTCTTGTAAACTTTAATCGTTACTTGTCCCATAATTGTGTGTTTTTAATTGTATTAGATTACCCTTGCGACCAGCTTCTTCGGGTGGCCGCTTCCCGTGTGTTTTAACGATACAAAGATACGAAATAATTTTCATTCCACCAAATATTTACGCAAATATTTTTAAAGAAAAAGTTTAAGAGGTAAGAGGTTAGAGGTAAGAGGTTAGAGGTAAGAGGTTAGAGGATAGCTTTGCTAATCAATTTTTCCATATTTTTTTGCGTTAATCCAACTATCCTCTCACCTCTCACCTCTCACCAATCGCTCCTGGCGTTTAGTAAGAACGCTCCGAGCGTTTAGGCCTAACGCTTCTGGCAGAGATAGCGCAGGTAGTAGTCGCTGTAGTTGTTGCAACAAAGCACTTTTTTCACTCCCTACTTTCTCCTGTTTTGTTTGCTGTTTCTGAAATAACTTTGTATCTTTGCAATCAATAACTATAAGCAGACATGGAGACATCG from Prevotella sp. E13-27 carries:
- the ligA gene encoding NAD-dependent DNA ligase LigA → MSATLFDESERILQLRKELHEHNYRYYVLNQPTIGDQEFDFLMHELQDLEARHPDMFDANSPTQRVGSDLNPEFRQVEHRYPMLSLSNTYSEQDVREWYESVNKGLAGEDFEVCCEMKYDGLSISLTYVDGRLTQAVTRGDGVHGDDVTANVRTIRAIPLVLPGEGYPHEFEIRGEILMPWAVFERLNKEREAAEEPLFANPRNAASGTLKSLDTRVVASRQLDAYLYYLLGSELPAEGHYENLEAARRWGFKISEGMRKVKTVEEILEFINYWDVERKNLPVATDGIVLKVNSLRQQRSLGYTAKSPRWAIAYKFKAERECTRLLEVTYQVGRTGAVTPVANMEPVQLAGTTVKRATLNNEDFIRSFDLHIGDYVYVEKGGEIIPKIVGVDIDQRPIIAQQVQFIKRCPECGTPLVRYDGEAAWYCPNDAGCPPQIKGRIEHFIARKAMNIDSLGPETVDEYFRRGLIKNVADLYDIDVQQINGDGSRTKSAQKLVNAIQESKKVPFERVVFALGIRFVGETSARLLARHFKNIDALMNAGLVELQEVEGIGEVMAKSIISYFHDEKNRAIVERLRGYGLQMALSESQTAAASDRLAGKSIVISGVFAHHSRDEYKLLIEQHGGKNVGSISGKTSFILAGENMGPSKLEKAQKLGVAIVSEDEFLKMIEN
- a CDS encoding UDP-N-acetyl glucosamine 2-epimerase, with translation MKNVCILAGARPNFVKVAPLIRALQKADGACFELVYAGPADDPTLEDSLFDDLQMPRPTTFLGVDSVSLNEITSSVMAEFDAYLEQKPADVVIVVDDLASTMAAAIVTKKRGIKLAHLVAGTRSFDINMPKEINRLVIDALSDYLFTAGVKSNSVATREQGEASQTYMVGNILMDTLRFNRPRLRRPELSGIALDEPYLVLTLNRRALLADEARLGELLNALVESAGATPVIAPLRAKAAEVVGRLCSSVKIVPSLSYLEFGWLTAHAKGIITDSGNVAEEATFNGVPCITLNSYTEHQETVTKGTNVLVDGSAEKLSEALQTMLHGEWKTSSLPDRWDGRTAERIVQILLSE